acacccaaaaaatcaattccaagtggcgactctgtaaataaaataatccctactcaaatttatcactttaattggaaaaactctttaactcacaacaatccataactcatatatcttttggggcaaaaagaggtgtgacaatatcAAAATAGTtctagcatatatatatatttgtgtatatctATAAGAATTATGTGTTATACATTGAGATATACAAGGAAGGAAAATAAATTCTTTACATCTTAACACAAAGAAGGAAAACAAAGTTGTAATATACAATTTGGTATACACGTCATTTGATGTGTTATACACTgtgatatacaaaaaatataattatttttgtgttatACACTTGGATGTACAGACAACAATAAATTATAGATaactataattataattttatattttagatatgtaaaaatataaaataaagttgtgatatatattttgatatacacaaaaaaagaaaataaaattgtgaTATACACTTTATTGTTATGATGTACATTTATTGGCTATCTGATGACAATATCTATAACTTAAAGGCTTTTGATAAACTAATGGATTTTCCAAATTTTACGCACACGGCCTATAACTTATTAGGAATTGTATAATTGCCTTATATGTCATGTTGACAAACTTTCAAATTCTCGTTTCATTCATCACAAGACTTACAGTCTAGTGATACTCGTTAATGTTTCTCATATATCGAGTGCATGTTCAATTCTCGATATTTTGTAATGTATGCAACCGGGAAAAGGCCATCTCTGATGCAAGTTCCTATAGctctttctttacttttttttaaataaaaaaactagGAATTTAATGAGCTtgagtaacaataataacaataacgtTGAAAATCAGTGAGAAAATTAAAGGTGAATAAAGATGTgaaaaaatcttgatttcatgTATCCAATAGCACACCCTATATGATTAATGTATACAACCATATTACTAGCTAGTGCAACTTAAACTCTAATGCTAGAACATATGCTTCCCTTTATTACGTTTATAAGAAGGTAGTAGGGAATGGTGCATTATTGTACATGTACCTTTTGTACTACAGTTTGTTCTCAGTGATTTTACTTTGTCCTATTCAGTCACTTAGAAGTTAGATCATATTTCTCAATCCTCACGGGTTACTTTAATTTGGGCGACTCGCCCTCTCAATTGGTCCAATTTGTCTTGCAAACTGCACAAAGTAACACTGGAATTAGtcatataaatttttattttaatttcctaACCCGAATTGTCTGCTACCACTTTAGGACCCGACTAATTAAGACCATTTTTTGGGGTAAAACGTTTTCTATCAAAAGAAATTTCATACACAAGACTCAAATTCGAGACTTCTGATTAAGGATAAAGGAGTACTTACCACAAATTTTGATGTCCGAGATATTTGATATAAGGTAATTAATTTAACGATGCAAGTCATTTGAGGTGGAAATGAGACATTATAACAAAAAAATTAGGCCACCTCAAAATAAGCTTCTAGCTTCGTTTTGAGTAGTGCATATTCTCTCTTTAATTGCTGGAAAGTTCTCTTGCATCTGCTTTAATTCatggagaaaaaagaagaagaaagaaacgaAAGAAATCAGTCACGTAACAATTAAGATTAAGAAtataataacaacaacccagtataatctcacaaatgGGATCTGAGAAGtatagtgtgtacacagaccttacccctaccctagagtAGAGAGACTATTTCAGATAGAAGTAAGATTAAGATTAAGATTAAGAATAAGAATAAGAAAACCAGCCCAAATGAATGAACATGCATCCGTTCATTCCCTGACAGCCCGTCTAAAAATAAAGCGTAAAGACATCTACAAAAATTTACTCTTAATTATTGGGGGAAAAACACATACAGACTAAATttaagaaaatttttaaaaaccTAGCAGCAATAGGTATTTTACTAACATGACAGTTAAATAAATACATATCTTATCAAAAAGCTATAAACATGGATTAATAATCACGTTTAAGAAAATATTCAAAACATTTCATTCCTAAAAAAGCGCCCAAAGGGATTCAGTTTTCTAAGAATGAGAAATAGtcctaaaaataaacaaatatgacTCAGAAACGTATTGGTAGGATAATTTCCATCCAAAAATAACTCCTTCCTCCTCGTAGGCATAGTATACCCTTTTTGAGTGAAAATCTTGTCTCAAAAAGAACTTAATTCAATAAAAaagttattttaatattatttgtattttatattttaaaatttatttactgcATATTTATACATTAGGAATAACAATGGTGTACATAAgcatataaatattaaatttgttAGTACTTATACAATTAATGtatattgaataataaataacatatatctcatatatacaaatatatattctatatgtcaaatatacataaaatatattcAGATTTGTtagatatacataaattataaattaaatatataatatatacacCGAATATGTAcagaattatatatttttaaataattgtaCATtcaaaaatatactatatataaataaaaagatatggatgtattatgtgtttttgtttgCGAAAATAACGGAAATGTGATTTTAAGAGCAactatttatttaaagaaaaaagtGACACACAAACCGCAAACAATAAGTTTAGAAAGTTCAAATTAATGATGAGAGAGAATTGTGAATAGATTAATATGGCTTAAAACTAATCCCTTAAATTGTGGGTtagtgtttaaatatttatgtttaaGAAACTGATGGCCATTAAATAAGGTAACGAATCTTTAAAAATGCTATACATGTAAATTGAATGTGTATAAAGCAAAAATACtattatttgtataaaaatcTCATAATTATTTGAGTTAAAGAGTAAAGGAGATGAAATAACTGTCGTTCATATTTCAACGTAAGCTACCGCTGGATAACATGTTGCACCCTTCCACATTTCCTGCTCGGCAGTATTCCCTGAACTGCGTGCATTCAGTTTTGACCTTCTTGGCTCCAATGCTGCGCAAGACGAGAGAAAATTATTGGCTAGCTTGAAGAAACGGGCTGTTTCATTAAGTATCTAGCTAGCTAGTTTAATTTGTCACATATATTCTTACTATTACTTATTACCTTGAATTACTGCCCTGGAACTGGTGCATATGGCTATCTAGCTTTGCAAAATCAAGAGGATTTTTCTCCCTGAAACGCATCAAAATATAAACATGATCATCTATAGTCTGGGCGGATGCATGTGGAATTACGCCATACCGTTTCGTCTATGTGGTAATACTAATACTGTACGAAAATAATAACATAAAGGAAAAGACATTACTTGAACCTATGTTGTCGCGGTTATGTTTTTACTTTTGCTTTAAGCCTCAACTAGAACATTTCTTTTGGCACATATTTGAGAGACCTTCTATTGTTAAAAATTGTAGATAGATAGAATTGAATAAATGGACTAAAGCTATTAATGTAATAATTTATACTATTATTTATTAGTCATTCTTGAATGTAGTCTCCAACTAATTAATTAGATTGttattgtgagcacctaatttttgaccgtgCTTGAATATTTACCGCTTTCCAGACGTGTCCCCACTCAACttttctttgtcccccatgtttgTCCCACAtacttgtcccccatgctttgtTCCCCCATGCTTATCCCACATGCTTGTTCCCCACTCCACTTTCAtacttgtcccccatgcttgtccccccaCACTTTGCTCCCTACTCTCTCCATTGTTCCCCactccttgtcccccatgcttgtctcCTATCACAAATCCCATACCCCATTTTCAGCTATAAAACACACACATAACACACAAAAGAGGAACCCAAAAAGCTCTAAGAGTAGGAGAAAAATCAGCTACCTTCCACTTCTTCATTCTTCCTCATCACATATTCATCTTCTTCCTAAACATTACCTCCATTAAACAACCCCCCAAAGAGCCCATATTTCAGCCATGAAAGTCAGTCGCTAAAGCTCCTTTAATCAATTGAAAGTTAGCTGCAACATGTACAAAAACGCAGGAGCAGTTCGGCTGTAAAACCAGTTCAAATTCCAGCCCGAAATTACCCCCAAAATAGCTGCGAAAATGACCCCAAAACAGCTCTTTTTTCACACAAAAAACCGCAACAAAAACGCAGCAGCAATAGTAGCGAGAAACTACCAAAATTGCTGCCCGTTTTGACCCTCAAAATCAGCACTAAACAGTTCTGAAACCTCCATTGGAATCACCTTGAACCACCATTTAAAACCCGGCAGGTGTTGACCTCGTCCGTTCATTGTTGGCTGAGTTCGAAGAGGTTGGGTTCAAAGTTTGTTGTGAGGTCGAGGTCTGCGCCTTGTCCGACGAAGTTTCTAGTTCGTCAAGGTCCTGTTTGGAGTTATTATTTACTTTTGGACTCCCCTGCTGTAAACCTCTCAAAGTCAGATTCTTCTTAAGGTTCATCTCTTAATTGCATCactatttttaatatatacacCATGAGTGATCTTTATATATTTTAAGTTTTGAGCATCCTATTTTAGTTGGCTTTGAATCGTTCCTTGAAGAATATTAGCATGTTGGCTTCGTTTTAGTGTGATTAATTATCCATTTGATATAATTAACTAATTGATGGCTAGCGTGATAATTGAAATTCAAGTGAGTAAGAAGTGAAATGCGTAGTGCTTTAAAATTTTGGCATCTTCAAATTTTAAGTCTTAAGTATCTGCTTATTTGGTTCTTAAATGGGGTAAATGTTGGCTCATAAATCTAATCAAGAAATAAAAGCGTacatagataaaacatgaaaaccaataaatcacagtttgtccaaaattaattcaagccaattttagtcaataaagcgaccgtgctagaaccacgagactcggggaatgccttacaccttctcccggtCAACGaaatttcttacccggactttattttgcagaccaataataaaagagtcaaatcttcctttgactagggattcaaacaaaaggtgacttggaacacccaaaaaatcaattccaagtggcgactctgtaaataaaataattcctattcaagtttgtcactttaattggagaaactctttaacccaccatccacaatcaataacacatttatctttcgggggtagaaaaggggtgtgacagctctggcgactctgctggggaactttaagaattcgagcttgtacattgactttatttggctttattaatttttgtatacattgtgatttatttgggacTAATGTGCTACTTGTCCACTTTTTACTGTCTTGATAtttttgaactgtacatataaattgtatcttCTCTCGCATTCCACTAAGTcttctgataattagttatgttgtgtttgcctacccgcatcacaaaatttctgtcttgagataaagccagttagcctaccagcttctggtgaa
This DNA window, taken from Nicotiana tabacum cultivar K326 chromosome 4, ASM71507v2, whole genome shotgun sequence, encodes the following:
- the LOC142180182 gene encoding histidine-containing phosphotransfer protein 4-like, yielding MERNHHLHRQLANLRQSFFDQGYLDEQLIQLEELQDDANPNFVEEVVTLFYKDSARLIHSIDQALEKNPLDFAKLDSHMHQFQGSNSSIGAKKVKTECTQFREYCRAGNVEGCKRTFQQLKREYALLKTKLEAYFEVA